A genome region from uncultured Roseibium sp. includes the following:
- a CDS encoding DUF4164 domain-containing protein — MRVIEMPDTGSQAGGAIESALQRLEKALGGLEVSIQRRIDADRSLNALQEDLQRLGEDRSHLAAGLDKAEARAARLEDANRDVSRRLVSAMESIRTVLDAHGG, encoded by the coding sequence GTGAGAGTGATTGAAATGCCGGACACGGGATCACAGGCTGGTGGAGCAATCGAATCCGCCCTGCAGCGCCTTGAAAAGGCACTGGGCGGGCTTGAGGTTTCCATTCAACGCCGGATCGATGCGGACCGGTCGCTCAATGCCTTGCAGGAAGACCTGCAAAGACTTGGGGAAGATCGTTCCCATCTCGCCGCCGGCCTGGACAAGGCCGAGGCCCGGGCCGCCCGCCTCGAAGATGCGAACCGTGACGTTTCCCGCCGACTTGTCTCGGCGATGGAATCGATCCGGACCGTGCTCGACGCACATGGAGGCTGA
- a CDS encoding TIGR00282 family metallophosphoesterase, with product MRLLFLGDLVGRTGRTAVIEQLPGMVEDYRLDFVVVNGENSASGFGITEAILQDVLDAGADVVTTGNHVWDQRDTLVYIERQDRLLRPVNYPSGTPGRGAHLYTARNGAQVMVANVMGRIYMDALDDPFNAIDRVVNDCPLGDVADAIIIDVHAEATSEKQAMGHFLDGRVSLVVGTHTHVPTADHQILEGGTAYLSDAGMCGAYDSVLGMEKEEPVNRFLRKIPGGRFAPASGEATICGVAVETDDATGLATSVAPVRIGGRLEPVLPSFWRN from the coding sequence ATGAGGCTTTTATTTCTCGGCGATCTCGTGGGCCGTACCGGGCGAACCGCCGTTATCGAGCAGCTTCCGGGCATGGTCGAGGATTACCGGCTCGATTTCGTGGTCGTCAACGGCGAGAATTCCGCATCCGGTTTCGGGATCACCGAGGCGATCCTGCAGGATGTTCTGGATGCCGGCGCCGATGTGGTGACCACCGGCAATCATGTCTGGGACCAGCGGGATACGCTGGTCTATATCGAGCGGCAGGACCGGCTGCTCAGGCCGGTGAATTATCCGTCCGGCACGCCCGGGCGCGGCGCGCATCTTTATACTGCGCGCAACGGCGCCCAGGTGATGGTCGCAAACGTCATGGGCCGGATTTACATGGATGCGCTGGACGATCCGTTCAATGCCATCGACCGGGTGGTGAACGATTGTCCGCTCGGGGATGTCGCAGACGCGATCATCATCGATGTCCATGCGGAAGCGACCAGCGAGAAGCAGGCCATGGGCCATTTCCTCGACGGCCGGGTCAGCCTTGTCGTCGGGACCCATACCCATGTGCCGACCGCCGATCACCAGATTCTGGAAGGCGGCACCGCCTATCTGTCGGATGCGGGCATGTGCGGCGCCTATGACAGCGTGCTGGGCATGGAAAAGGAAGAGCCGGTCAACCGCTTCCTGCGCAAGATTCCCGGCGGCCGGTTTGCGCCGGCTTCGGGCGAGGCGACGATCTGTGGGGTTGCCGTTGAAACTGACGATGCCACCGGACTGGCGACCTCCGTCGCGCCGGTGCGGATCGGCGGCCGGCTGGAACCTGTCTTACCGTCGTTCTGGCGTAACTGA
- the ruvB gene encoding Holliday junction branch migration DNA helicase RuvB, whose amino-acid sequence MSEDSRIVTPEIRGDEIDSTMRPQVLDDFVGQAQARANLKVFIGAAKARSEALDHVLFVGPPGLGKTTLAQIMARELGVNFRATSGPVIAKAGDLAALLTNLEERDVLFIDEIHRLNPAVEEVLYPAMEDYQLDLIIGEGPAARSVKIDLAKFTLVAATTRLGLLTTPLRDRFGIPVRLEFYTVAELEHIVNRGARILGIGMAPDGAHEIAKRSRGTPRIAGRLLRRVRDFAVVAGKETVDRDMADRALSQLEVDSAGLDSLDRRYLNQIARNFGGGPVGIETIAAALSEPRDAIEEIVEPYLIQNGFLQRTPRGRVLTPQAFRHLGLEVPQRQEVPQLGLFADPDGD is encoded by the coding sequence ATGTCTGAGGACAGCCGCATCGTAACGCCGGAAATCCGTGGCGATGAGATCGACAGCACCATGCGTCCGCAGGTGCTGGACGATTTCGTCGGCCAGGCACAGGCGCGGGCGAACCTGAAGGTCTTCATCGGAGCCGCAAAGGCGCGCAGCGAGGCGCTGGACCATGTGCTCTTCGTCGGACCTCCCGGGCTCGGCAAGACCACCCTGGCGCAGATCATGGCCCGTGAGCTCGGTGTCAATTTCCGCGCCACATCCGGTCCGGTAATCGCAAAGGCGGGCGATCTGGCCGCGCTGCTCACCAACCTGGAAGAGCGTGACGTGCTCTTCATCGACGAAATCCACCGGCTCAACCCGGCGGTCGAGGAAGTGCTTTATCCGGCGATGGAGGACTATCAGCTCGATCTGATCATCGGGGAGGGGCCGGCGGCCCGCTCGGTCAAGATCGATCTGGCGAAATTCACGCTGGTGGCGGCGACCACGCGGCTGGGGCTGTTGACCACTCCGCTCAGGGACCGGTTCGGTATTCCGGTGCGGCTGGAGTTCTATACGGTCGCGGAGCTGGAACACATCGTCAATCGCGGCGCCCGGATCCTGGGGATCGGCATGGCGCCGGACGGGGCCCATGAAATCGCCAAACGCTCCCGTGGTACGCCGCGGATCGCGGGGCGTCTGTTGCGCCGCGTGCGCGACTTTGCGGTCGTTGCCGGCAAGGAAACGGTCGACCGCGACATGGCTGACCGGGCTCTTTCGCAGCTTGAAGTGGACAGTGCGGGACTCGACAGCCTCGACCGGCGCTATCTCAATCAGATCGCGCGGAACTTCGGTGGCGGGCCGGTCGGTATCGAGACGATCGCAGCTGCCCTGTCAGAGCCACGGGATGCGATCGAGGAAATCGTCGAGCCCTATCTCATTCAAAACGGTTTCTTGCAGCGCACGCCGCGCGGCCGTGTTCTGACCCCGCAGGCCTTCCGGCATCTGGGGCTCGAAGTGCCGCAGCGGCAGGAGGTGCCGCAGCTGGGCCTGTTTGCCGATCCGGACGGGGATTGA
- a CDS encoding methyl-accepting chemotaxis protein — MIRKRLSTKLALMFLAGTTVMCLAIVLVTSNLASGVANTQANAALKSATLGKQKTLELALEQVRDSAGFFVSLEDAKDSLLKANAGWKSLEDGEKPELRKFFVDNNPNPADQRYLLVTPEGADNYYITNHEIVHQAFKKIVDQGLFGDIALMSPEGDFVYSYNKGSEFARNIAAPELAQNTFKLALDQIITAAGDDTLKPGTMYSSGFVVSDSGKVALVIAAPIYYMDRYFGAVGLSVNMSRFATLLNETTGIAEHEANFLVDSEGAAIELGADGSALSSFQLADVQNGSDLLSLDGTLYRFFRSEAQVHDKTYGVIEAVPQTELAAAANKIIYGVILVGIVCMLPIVGLIWWLTVRMFAPLNTLNSAARRIADGELEVEIDATERGDEIGEMARCIAIFKDNSIERERLAEERKVGHVAREEREQRIDSLINGFRAEAQQVLSVVEENICRVEDLSNVLSDRSAAAAERGAGAVSDSENASANVQAVASATEELNASIAEISRQVATTAEIVGQTTTSAQTSNQKIEGLAEAANRIGDVVSLISEIAEQTNLLALNATIEAARAGEAGRGFAVVASEVKSLAEQTAKATEEISAQISAIQASTTDAVQEIQNVSSSIEEVNTYTATISSAVQEQGSATSEISQNVTEAAGGTRNVSEAVASLNDDVVENSRSVEQMREATLEMKQQAEQLRTSVETFLAEVAAA; from the coding sequence ATGATTCGGAAGCGCCTATCCACAAAACTTGCTCTGATGTTCCTGGCCGGAACAACAGTCATGTGCCTGGCGATCGTGCTGGTCACGTCCAACCTTGCCAGCGGTGTCGCGAACACCCAGGCCAATGCTGCGCTCAAGAGCGCGACACTTGGAAAGCAGAAGACGCTGGAACTGGCGCTTGAGCAGGTCCGCGACAGCGCGGGCTTTTTCGTCTCGCTGGAAGATGCCAAGGACTCGCTTCTGAAGGCCAATGCCGGCTGGAAGAGCCTGGAGGACGGCGAGAAGCCGGAGCTTCGGAAATTCTTCGTCGATAACAATCCGAATCCGGCGGACCAGAGATATCTTCTGGTGACCCCCGAAGGCGCGGATAATTACTACATCACCAACCACGAGATCGTGCATCAGGCGTTCAAGAAGATTGTGGATCAGGGCCTGTTCGGCGATATCGCACTGATGAGCCCGGAAGGGGACTTCGTCTATTCCTACAACAAGGGATCGGAGTTCGCCCGCAACATCGCCGCGCCGGAACTGGCGCAGAACACCTTCAAGCTGGCGCTCGACCAGATCATCACGGCGGCCGGCGATGACACATTGAAGCCGGGAACCATGTACAGCTCCGGCTTCGTGGTGTCGGACTCCGGCAAGGTCGCCCTGGTGATTGCAGCTCCGATCTATTACATGGACCGCTACTTCGGCGCGGTCGGCCTGTCGGTCAACATGAGCCGCTTTGCCACCCTGTTGAATGAAACGACGGGCATCGCCGAACATGAAGCGAACTTCCTTGTCGACAGCGAGGGCGCGGCCATCGAACTCGGCGCCGACGGCAGCGCGCTAAGCAGCTTTCAGCTTGCAGATGTACAGAACGGTTCGGACCTGCTGTCGCTTGACGGGACGCTCTATCGTTTCTTCCGCTCCGAAGCACAGGTTCATGACAAGACTTATGGCGTGATCGAGGCTGTTCCGCAGACGGAGCTCGCCGCGGCAGCCAACAAGATCATCTATGGTGTGATCCTTGTGGGTATCGTGTGCATGCTGCCGATCGTCGGACTGATCTGGTGGCTGACCGTGCGCATGTTCGCGCCGCTCAACACGCTTAATTCCGCGGCCCGCAGGATCGCGGACGGCGAGCTGGAGGTTGAAATCGACGCGACCGAGCGCGGCGACGAAATCGGCGAGATGGCGCGCTGTATCGCGATCTTCAAGGACAATTCCATCGAGCGCGAGCGGCTTGCCGAAGAGCGCAAGGTCGGTCATGTCGCCCGCGAGGAGCGCGAACAGCGGATCGATTCGCTGATCAACGGTTTCCGTGCCGAAGCGCAGCAGGTGCTGTCCGTCGTGGAGGAAAACATCTGCCGGGTCGAGGACCTGTCCAATGTGCTGAGCGACCGGTCCGCAGCGGCGGCCGAACGCGGCGCCGGGGCCGTGTCCGATTCCGAGAACGCCTCCGCCAACGTGCAGGCGGTCGCCTCTGCGACCGAAGAGCTCAACGCCTCGATTGCCGAGATTTCCCGCCAGGTGGCAACGACCGCGGAGATCGTCGGCCAGACCACCACGAGCGCCCAGACCTCCAATCAGAAGATCGAGGGTCTGGCAGAGGCCGCGAACAGGATCGGCGATGTTGTGTCGCTGATTTCGGAGATTGCCGAGCAGACCAACCTGCTCGCCCTGAACGCGACCATCGAGGCGGCGCGGGCCGGGGAAGCCGGGCGCGGATTTGCGGTCGTGGCGTCCGAGGTCAAGTCGCTGGCCGAGCAGACCGCCAAGGCGACGGAAGAAATTTCGGCGCAGATTTCCGCGATCCAGGCCTCGACCACCGATGCCGTGCAGGAAATCCAGAACGTGTCGAGTTCGATCGAGGAAGTGAACACCTACACGGCCACCATTTCCTCCGCTGTTCAGGAGCAGGGATCGGCAACATCCGAGATCTCTCAGAATGTGACCGAAGCGGCCGGTGGAACGCGCAACGTGTCCGAAGCGGTGGCTTCCTTGAATGACGACGTGGTGGAGAACTCCAGATCGGTCGAGCAGATGCGCGAAGCGACGCTGGAGATGAAGCAGCAGGCAGAACAGCTCAGGACGTCCGTCGAGACCTTCCTTGCCGAGGTCGCCGCCGCCTGA
- a CDS encoding endonuclease — protein MNVVIFAVIAVVFFVLGLGGMMYIDHKFALSVEGRSYAIEGRKIKSDDPYVVRQYRKFFALRVAYSILLLALLILVTANV, from the coding sequence ATGAATGTCGTCATCTTTGCGGTTATTGCCGTCGTCTTCTTCGTTCTCGGCCTCGGCGGGATGATGTATATCGATCACAAATTCGCGCTTTCGGTCGAAGGCCGGAGCTATGCGATCGAGGGCCGGAAGATCAAGTCCGACGATCCTTACGTGGTCAGACAGTACAGGAAATTCTTTGCTCTCAGGGTCGCCTATTCGATTCTGCTCCTGGCCCTGCTGATCCTGGTGACCGCCAATGTCTGA
- a CDS encoding YebC/PmpR family DNA-binding transcriptional regulator gives MAGHSKFKNIMHRKGRQDAVRSKMFSKLSKEITVAAKMGDPDPDANPRLRLAVQNAKAQSMPKDNIQRAINKSQAGDSENYEEIRYEGYGPAGVAVVVEALTDNRNRSASNIRSYFTKCGGSLGETGSVSFMFDRVGEIIYKPEAGEADAVLEAAIEAGAEDVQSDETGHTIYTAFEDLNDVSSALEGSLGEADSVKIIWKPQNLTPVDADKAQTLMKLIDMLEDDDDVQNVYSNFDIDDETMAALA, from the coding sequence ATGGCAGGACATTCAAAATTCAAGAACATCATGCACCGCAAGGGCCGTCAGGACGCGGTGCGCTCCAAGATGTTTTCCAAGCTGTCCAAGGAAATCACCGTTGCAGCGAAGATGGGCGATCCCGATCCGGACGCGAACCCGCGCCTGCGTCTGGCGGTCCAGAACGCCAAGGCCCAGTCCATGCCCAAGGACAACATCCAGCGGGCGATCAACAAGTCCCAGGCCGGCGATAGCGAGAATTACGAAGAGATCCGCTACGAGGGCTACGGTCCGGCCGGTGTTGCCGTCGTCGTCGAGGCGCTGACCGACAACCGGAACCGGTCCGCATCCAACATCCGCTCCTATTTCACCAAATGCGGCGGATCGCTCGGTGAAACCGGTTCGGTTTCCTTCATGTTCGACCGGGTCGGCGAGATCATTTACAAGCCGGAAGCCGGTGAAGCCGATGCGGTCCTGGAAGCGGCGATCGAAGCGGGTGCGGAAGACGTTCAGTCCGACGAGACCGGGCATACGATCTACACCGCCTTCGAAGACCTGAACGATGTGTCGTCCGCACTGGAAGGCAGCCTGGGCGAGGCCGATTCGGTCAAGATCATCTGGAAGCCGCAGAACCTGACCCCGGTCGATGCGGACAAGGCCCAGACCCTGATGAAGCTGATCGACATGCTCGAAGACGATGACGACGTCCAGAACGTCTATTCGAACTTCGACATCGACGACGAAACGATGGCCGCGCTCGCCTGA
- the ruvA gene encoding Holliday junction branch migration protein RuvA, with protein sequence MIGKLKGVIDSYGEDYVILDVHGVGYQVHCPSRILQVLPRPGEAAVLSIETLVREDMIRLYGFSEDGEREWFRLLMTVQGVGAKVALAILGILKASEIANAIALGDKATISRAPGVGKRVAERILAELKDKAPAFASVDSETISVSQTVAENVAARPVAEAVSALTNLGYGQPQASAAVARAMKSAGEDATMETLIRLGLKELAG encoded by the coding sequence ATGATCGGAAAACTGAAAGGCGTGATCGACAGCTACGGCGAGGACTACGTCATCCTCGACGTGCACGGGGTCGGCTACCAGGTGCATTGTCCCTCGCGTATTCTGCAGGTGCTGCCGCGGCCCGGCGAAGCAGCCGTGCTTTCCATCGAAACCCTGGTGCGTGAAGACATGATCCGTCTTTACGGATTTTCCGAGGACGGCGAGCGGGAGTGGTTCCGGCTGCTGATGACCGTCCAGGGCGTGGGCGCCAAGGTGGCGCTTGCCATTCTCGGGATCCTGAAGGCCTCGGAAATCGCCAACGCCATCGCCCTGGGTGACAAGGCGACCATTTCGCGCGCACCCGGCGTCGGCAAGCGGGTGGCGGAGCGGATCCTGGCGGAACTCAAGGACAAGGCGCCGGCCTTTGCCAGCGTGGACAGCGAGACCATCTCGGTGTCGCAGACGGTTGCCGAAAACGTCGCCGCTCGTCCGGTCGCGGAAGCGGTTTCCGCGCTCACCAATCTCGGCTACGGCCAGCCGCAGGCAAGTGCTGCGGTCGCTAGGGCAATGAAATCGGCCGGTGAGGATGCCACCATGGAGACCCTGATCCGTCTGGGACTGAAGGAGCTCGCCGGATGA
- a CDS encoding 5-formyltetrahydrofolate cyclo-ligase, translating to MTQTENTLAAAKDVLRKQALARRAAMDPTHRIEGSLALVDAVDRLPIPEGAIVSGFWPIRDEIDPRPLLDRLRASGHRLCLPVVSEPHLIFRELTRETVLVPAGFGTTVPDAASPELRPDVLLMPLAAFDKAGNRIGYGKGHYDTAIAALEKDGPVTCIGLAFQVQEVDHVPAEPHDKPLDGILTENGYRSFPTPGPEPLREAE from the coding sequence ATGACGCAGACCGAGAACACCCTGGCCGCCGCGAAGGACGTCCTGCGCAAGCAAGCGCTTGCCCGGCGGGCCGCAATGGATCCGACGCACCGGATCGAGGGCTCGCTTGCCCTTGTCGATGCCGTGGACCGTCTGCCGATCCCTGAAGGTGCCATCGTCTCCGGCTTCTGGCCGATCCGGGACGAGATCGATCCGCGCCCGCTGCTCGACCGGCTGCGGGCCTCAGGCCATCGCCTTTGCCTGCCGGTGGTGAGCGAGCCGCATCTGATCTTCCGTGAGCTTACCCGGGAGACTGTCCTGGTGCCGGCCGGGTTCGGAACCACGGTGCCGGATGCCGCTTCGCCGGAACTGCGTCCCGATGTCCTGCTGATGCCGCTTGCCGCCTTCGACAAGGCGGGAAACCGCATCGGCTACGGCAAGGGTCACTACGATACAGCGATTGCCGCGCTGGAAAAGGACGGGCCGGTGACCTGCATCGGGCTTGCGTTTCAGGTGCAGGAAGTCGACCATGTGCCGGCCGAACCCCATGACAAACCCCTGGATGGCATCCTGACCGAGAATGGCTACCGGTCTTTCCCCACGCCAGGTCCTGAACCCCTCAGAGAGGCAGAATGA
- the tkt gene encoding transketolase: MTDLEKHQRMANAIRFLAIDAVEKAKSGHPGLPMGAADIATVLFTEFLKFDPTAPKWADRDRFVLSAGHGSMLLYSLLYLLGYEDFSLDQLKNFRQLGALTAGHPEYGHGAGIETTTGPLGQGIGNAVGMAIAEKLQQARYGDGVVDHYTYVLAGDGCLMEGISQEALSLAGHLKLNKLILIWDDNGISIDGSVSLTDSTDQIARFAASGWNTLSVDGHDPAAISATLRQAQASDRPTLIAAKTTIGFGAPNKGGTSGVHGSPLGASEIAATREALNWSYEPFEVPSDILDAWRIAGLRSRQAHKDWEKRFAELDADTRADFERRNRGDLPAGYAAAVQDYKKQLAEDQPTMATRKASEAVLTVLNEVIPETIGGSADLTGSNNTKTSQTVPITPDDFSGRYIHWGVREHGMAAAMNGMALHGGLIPYSGGFLIFSDYCRPSLRLAALMKQRVIHVMTHDSIGLGEDGPTHQPVEHYAALRAIPNLYFFRPADVTETLECWQLALETKDAPSILALTRQNLPAQRKTYEETNRCARGAYVLIESEEDAAVTIFASGSEVEIATTAYAALAAEGIAARVVSVPCFELFEAQSDDYKANIIGTSPVKIAVEAGIRMGWDRFIGVDGAFIGMSSFGASAPYQVLYEHFGITSDAVVAAAKGKLAAA; encoded by the coding sequence ATGACCGACCTTGAAAAACATCAGCGAATGGCAAATGCGATCCGCTTCCTTGCCATTGACGCCGTTGAAAAGGCGAAATCCGGCCACCCGGGCCTGCCGATGGGGGCTGCCGATATTGCGACCGTCCTTTTCACCGAATTTTTGAAGTTCGACCCGACCGCCCCGAAATGGGCGGATCGCGACCGCTTCGTCCTGTCGGCCGGCCACGGCTCGATGCTTCTCTACAGCCTGCTTTACCTGCTCGGCTATGAAGACTTTTCGCTGGATCAACTGAAGAACTTCCGCCAGCTCGGCGCCCTGACGGCCGGCCATCCGGAATACGGCCACGGCGCCGGTATCGAAACCACCACCGGACCGCTCGGCCAGGGCATCGGCAATGCGGTCGGCATGGCCATCGCCGAAAAGCTTCAGCAGGCCCGCTACGGCGACGGCGTCGTCGACCATTACACCTACGTTCTCGCCGGCGACGGCTGCCTCATGGAAGGCATCAGTCAGGAAGCCCTGTCCCTTGCCGGGCACCTGAAGCTGAACAAGCTGATCCTGATCTGGGACGACAACGGCATCTCCATCGACGGCAGTGTCTCGCTCACCGACAGCACCGATCAGATCGCACGCTTCGCGGCTTCCGGCTGGAACACGCTGAGCGTCGACGGTCATGACCCGGCAGCCATTTCCGCCACGCTGCGCCAGGCGCAGGCGAGCGACCGGCCGACGCTGATTGCCGCCAAGACCACGATCGGCTTCGGCGCGCCGAACAAGGGCGGCACCTCCGGCGTCCACGGATCTCCGCTCGGCGCCAGCGAAATCGCGGCGACCCGCGAAGCCCTGAACTGGTCTTATGAGCCGTTCGAAGTCCCGAGCGACATTCTCGACGCCTGGCGGATTGCCGGGCTGCGCTCCCGCCAGGCGCACAAGGACTGGGAAAAGCGTTTCGCGGAGCTGGATGCCGACACCCGGGCCGATTTCGAGCGCCGCAACCGCGGCGACCTGCCCGCCGGCTATGCCGCGGCCGTCCAGGACTACAAGAAGCAGCTCGCCGAAGATCAGCCGACCATGGCAACACGCAAGGCTTCGGAAGCCGTGCTCACCGTGCTGAACGAGGTGATCCCGGAAACCATCGGCGGCTCCGCCGACCTGACCGGTTCCAACAACACCAAGACATCGCAGACGGTCCCGATCACCCCGGACGATTTCTCCGGCCGCTACATTCACTGGGGCGTGCGCGAACACGGAATGGCCGCGGCGATGAACGGCATGGCGCTGCACGGCGGACTGATTCCCTATTCCGGCGGTTTCCTGATCTTTTCCGACTATTGCCGGCCTTCCTTGCGCCTGGCTGCCCTGATGAAGCAGCGTGTCATCCACGTCATGACCCATGATTCCATCGGTCTTGGCGAGGACGGCCCGACCCACCAGCCGGTGGAGCACTACGCCGCCCTGCGCGCCATTCCAAACCTCTATTTCTTCCGCCCGGCCGATGTCACCGAGACACTGGAATGCTGGCAGCTGGCCCTTGAAACCAAGGATGCGCCGTCGATCCTGGCGCTCACCCGCCAGAACCTGCCCGCGCAGCGCAAGACCTACGAGGAAACCAATCGCTGTGCCCGTGGCGCCTATGTTCTGATCGAGAGCGAGGAAGACGCAGCCGTCACGATTTTTGCTTCCGGTTCAGAAGTGGAAATCGCCACGACCGCCTATGCGGCCCTGGCCGCGGAAGGCATCGCCGCCCGCGTTGTCTCGGTGCCGTGCTTCGAATTGTTCGAAGCCCAGTCGGACGACTACAAGGCGAACATCATCGGCACCAGCCCGGTCAAGATTGCGGTCGAAGCCGGCATTCGCATGGGCTGGGACCGGTTCATCGGGGTCGACGGCGCGTTCATCGGCATGTCGAGCTTCGGCGCCAGCGCGCCCTACCAGGTTCTCTACGAACACTTCGGCATCACCAGCGATGCCGTGGTGGCTGCGGCGAAAGGTAAACTCGCCGCGGCGTAA
- a CDS encoding sulfite exporter TauE/SafE family protein, with protein sequence MQDFLGSFTPGLLAFLACILFIAGAVRGFSGFGAAMIFMPVATSVVYPPTAAASFLFLDFFIGLPLVFRALRLCDWHTVLPAVIASVIFVHVGAWFLANTDVLLLRWLIFAIVTGVLLLLMSGWRYHGRPSIPVSLGIGATSGILGGVSQVSGPPVVAFWLSSAKEPAIVRANLIVYFTLASIGTIFAFALNGFFTTEVARLIIAGIPTYALGIFLGSRGFGKADPKYYRVTAYGLIALAAVTSMPLLDGILR encoded by the coding sequence ATGCAGGATTTTTTGGGTTCGTTCACGCCAGGACTTCTGGCCTTCCTTGCATGTATCCTTTTCATCGCCGGTGCGGTCCGCGGCTTTTCCGGCTTCGGCGCCGCGATGATCTTCATGCCCGTCGCCACGAGCGTGGTCTATCCGCCGACGGCCGCCGCCAGCTTTCTCTTTCTGGATTTCTTCATCGGGCTGCCTCTGGTCTTCCGCGCGCTGCGGTTATGCGACTGGCACACCGTCCTGCCGGCGGTCATCGCCTCTGTCATCTTCGTGCATGTCGGCGCGTGGTTCCTGGCGAACACGGACGTCCTCCTGCTGCGCTGGCTGATCTTTGCCATCGTGACCGGCGTTCTGCTGCTGCTGATGTCCGGCTGGCGGTATCACGGCAGACCGAGCATTCCGGTATCCTTAGGTATCGGAGCGACTTCCGGAATTCTGGGCGGCGTCAGCCAGGTATCGGGGCCGCCGGTGGTCGCCTTCTGGCTGTCGAGCGCCAAGGAACCGGCGATCGTCCGCGCCAACCTGATCGTCTACTTTACGCTCGCCAGTATCGGCACGATATTCGCCTTTGCCCTGAACGGCTTTTTCACAACGGAAGTCGCGCGCCTGATCATTGCCGGCATTCCGACCTATGCCCTGGGGATCTTTCTGGGCTCGCGCGGTTTCGGCAAGGCCGACCCGAAATACTACCGGGTCACCGCCTATGGCCTGATCGCGCTGGCTGCGGTCACCAGCATGCCTTTGCTCGACGGCATCCTGCGATAA
- a CDS encoding cell division protein ZapA, translated as MAQINVTINGRSFRMACDDGEEERLLGLAERFDGWINELRGAFGEIGDQRLTVMAGIMATDQLVELEKKVARLEEELATARDAGNAARDTLDRREAETASAIATAAEKIEVLAESLTRSLKAD; from the coding sequence ATGGCGCAGATAAATGTGACCATCAATGGCCGCTCGTTCCGCATGGCCTGCGACGATGGCGAGGAGGAGCGGCTCCTTGGTCTTGCGGAACGCTTCGACGGCTGGATCAACGAATTACGCGGAGCCTTCGGAGAAATCGGCGATCAGCGGCTGACGGTCATGGCCGGGATCATGGCCACGGACCAACTTGTCGAACTGGAAAAGAAGGTCGCTCGCCTCGAAGAGGAGCTTGCGACCGCCAGGGACGCCGGAAACGCGGCTCGCGATACGCTTGACCGCCGGGAAGCGGAAACCGCTTCCGCGATCGCAACGGCAGCGGAAAAGATCGAGGTTCTCGCCGAGAGTCTGACCCGGAGCCTGAAGGCCGATTGA
- the ruvC gene encoding crossover junction endodeoxyribonuclease RuvC, translating into MTHPIRVLGIDPGLRRTGWGVIEALGNRLTFVASGTVTSDNKKGLAERLVQLHDGLARIVELQNPAEAAVEHTFVNKDAGATLKLGQARGIALLVPALAGISVAEYAPNLVKKTVVGTGHAEKDQIRAMVKVLMPRAVFDTDDAADALAIAICHAHHRGAPAARLAQMGAA; encoded by the coding sequence ATGACACATCCGATTCGAGTTCTTGGCATCGACCCGGGTTTGCGACGGACCGGCTGGGGCGTGATCGAGGCGCTCGGCAACCGGCTGACCTTCGTCGCTTCCGGTACGGTGACCTCCGACAATAAAAAGGGTCTCGCGGAGCGCCTTGTGCAGCTCCATGACGGGCTTGCCCGGATCGTTGAATTACAAAACCCGGCCGAGGCGGCCGTGGAACATACCTTCGTCAACAAGGATGCGGGCGCGACGCTGAAACTCGGCCAGGCAAGGGGCATCGCCCTGCTGGTTCCCGCCCTTGCAGGCATCAGTGTTGCCGAATACGCGCCGAACCTGGTGAAGAAAACCGTGGTCGGGACGGGACATGCGGAAAAAGATCAGATCCGGGCGATGGTCAAGGTTTTGATGCCGCGCGCGGTGTTCGATACGGACGATGCCGCGGATGCTCTGGCGATTGCGATCTGTCATGCGCATCACAGGGGCGCACCGGCGGCACGGCTGGCGCAGATGGGGGCGGCATGA